One segment of Tenrec ecaudatus isolate mTenEca1 chromosome 1, mTenEca1.hap1, whole genome shotgun sequence DNA contains the following:
- the LOC142438275 gene encoding olfactory receptor 6N2-like, which yields MDHANYTGIHNFILAGFTATGNMRPLAVMGTLCIYFLTLAGNLFIIVLVKADSGLSTPMYFFISVLSFLEIWYISTTLYVFHSLGMTECYLLGVMAWDRYLAICRPLHYHALMSRQVQLWLAVASWVAGFSAALVPASLTATLPFCWKEVAHYFCDLAPLMRLACVDTSWHTQVHKTVIGAINICDLLIILMLYGGILRAVMKLPSAASRAKAFSTCSSHMTVVTLFFGSAFIVYVGPPEIRADGKDKLIALVYALFTPFFNPIIYTLRNKEVKEAMKRVAQKFRTVC from the exons ATGGATCATGCCAACTACACAGGGATCCATAATTTCATCCTTGCTGGTTTCACTGCTACTGGAAATATGCGACCTCTTGCCGTCATGGGGACCCTATGCATCTATTTCCTCACCCTGGCAGGGAACCTGTTCATCATTGTCCTGGTGAAAGCAGATTCTGGGCTGtccacacccatgtacttcttcatcAGTGTCCTCTCCTTCTTGGAGATCTGGTATATCAGCACCACG CTGTATGTCTTCCATTCCTTGGGCATGACTGAGTGCTACCTGCTAGGGGTGATGGCCTGGGACCGCTACCTTGCCATTTGTCGCCCACTCCATTACCATGCACTGATGAGCAGACAGGTCCAACTATGGCTGGCAGTGGCATCCTGGGTGGCTGGCTTCTCAGCAGCACTTGTACCAGCCAGCCTCACAGCCACTCTTCCCTTCTGCTGGAAAGAGGTGGCCCATTACTTTTGTGATCTGGCACCTCTAATGCGATTGGCATGTGTGGACACAAGTTGGCatactcaagtccataagacagTGATTGGAGCGATCAATATTTGTGACCTTTTAATCATTTTGATGCTCTATGGGGGGATCCTGAGAGCTGTAATGAAGTTGCCCTCAGCAGCAAGTCGTGCCAAGGCCTTCTCTACCTGCTCCTCTCACATGACTGTAGTGACGCTCTTCTTTGGCTCTGCCTTCATTGTCTATGTTGGACCCCCCGAGATCCGAGCTGATGGCAAAGACAAGCTTATTGCTTTAGTTTATGCTCTTTTTACCCCTTTCTTCAACCCTATAATTTATACCCTTCGTAACAAAGAGGTGAAAGAGGCTATGAAGAGAGTCGCTCAAAAGTttaggactgtgtgttaa